A portion of the Equus quagga isolate Etosha38 chromosome 17, UCLA_HA_Equagga_1.0, whole genome shotgun sequence genome contains these proteins:
- the LOC124228663 gene encoding putative olfactory receptor 5AK3: MEQNNGTEVTEFILLGFAGQHKSWHTLFILFLLIYVATLVDNIGMILLIKIDSCLHTPMYFFLQHLAFVDLCYASAITPKMLQNFVGTEKSISFIGCMVQLLVYGTFVTSDCYILAAMAVDRYVAICNPLRYPTVMSQKVCIQLLVGSYFMGFLNASVNTGFTFSLNFCKSNKINHFFCDEPPILTLSCSNIDFNIMLLTAFVGFNLTFTVLVVIFSYVYILTAILKMSSAAGRKKAFSTCASHMTAVIIFYGTLSCMYLHHGTNKSQEEEKVASVFYGIMIPMLNPLIYSLRNQDVKEALKGIGKKCF, from the coding sequence ATGGAACAAAACAATGGCACTGAAGTGACTGAATTCATTCTCCTGGGATTTGCTGGCCAGCACAAGTCTTGGCACACCCTCTTCATACTATTTCTACTGATCTATGTGGCCACCCTAGTGGATAATATTGGCATGATCCTACTCATCAAGATTGACTCTTGCCTTCACACtcctatgtactttttcctccAACACTTGGCTTTTGTTGATCTCTGTTATGCCTCTGCTATCACTCCCAAGATGTTGCAAAACTTTGTAGGGACAGAAAAATCCATCTCATTCATAGGCTGTATGGTACAATTACTAGTCTATGGTACTTTTGTAACAAGTGACTGCTACATCCTGGCTGCTATGGCAGTAGATCgttatgtggccatctgtaaccCTCTTCGCTATCCAACAGTCATGTCCCAGAAAGTCTGCATTCAACTCTTAGTTGGTTCATACTTCATGGGTTTCCTAAATGCCTCTGTAAACACAGGTTTTACCTTCTCACTGAATTTTTGCAAATCCAATAAAATCAACCACTTTTTCTGTGATGAACCCCCAATTCTTACCCTGTCATGCTCCAACATTGACTTCAACATCATGCTCCTAACTGCCTTTGTGGGGTTTAACTTGACATTCACTGTGTTGGTGGTCATCTTTTCCTACGTATACATCCTGACTGCCATCCTGAAGATGTCTTCTGCTGCAGGGAGGAaaaaagccttctccacctgtgcctcccatATGACAGCAGTCATCATTTTCTATGGGACTCTCTCTTGCATGTATCTACACCATGGGACCAACAAGTctcaagaggaggaaaaagtggCTTCTGTGTTTTATGGCATTATGATCCCCATGCTAAATCCCCTAATCTACAGCCTGAGAAACCAAGATGTGAAAGAAGCCCTAAAAGGGATAGGAAAGAAATGCTTCTAG